The Metarhizium brunneum chromosome 5, complete sequence sequence TATGTGTGGAAATGGAAGCAGCTGGACTGATGAATAACTTCCCATGTCTGGTGATTCGGGGAATTTGCGACTACGCTGACTGGCCTAGAAATAAAGTGTGGCAGAGGCATGCCGCCACTGTGGCCGCGGCATTTGCAAAGGAACTTCTAGGATATGTCCAACCGTACGAGGTTGACAGAGAGCCACCGGTATGGGAGATTGTGGGCCAAGGTTAGTAATCTGTCAACTTGGATGGATAACGTTGATCTCGATACTAGCATTCTAATGCTTCTTTAGCCCTAGAAACGTCAAGGACAACTGAGGATAAAGTGACGAACCTGGATAGACAGGAGCACTTCCAAGTCCTCGAATCGATAACGGCATTGAGTTTTGGTCCTCAACAAAACGACAACCTTCAGAAGCGCCGGGCGGGAACCGGGAAATGGCTTCTTGACTCGGACAAGTTTCGGCGGTGGATCAATGGAAGCAACCAGACCTTGTTCTGTCCAGGCATTCCCGGGGCGGGTAAGACGACGCTTTCAGCCATGGTTATCGACCATCTTGAAAAGTCTTTACAGGGTGATACTACAATTGGATTGGCTTACATCTATTTCAACTTTCGGTCCGACTATAAAGCTGGAGACTTGGTCAAAAATCTGCTGAAACAGTTGAGTCAACCGTTTTCAGCATTGCCAGACGCCGTGAAGGGCCTATACAAACGACACAAAGATAAAGTACCGGGTCCGGATTACCCAGAAATATTAGAAACCCTTCAGTCGGTGGCAACCATGTATTCAAAACTCTTTCTTGTGGTAGACGCCCTTGATGAATGCCCGACGTCCGATTGTTGCCGAGACACGTTTATTTCGGAAATACTGGCCCTTCAGGCCGCGACTGGGGCCAATATCTTTGCAACATCACGGCATGTCCCAGAAATTACAGAGAAGTTCATGGGAGCCCTATCGTTAGAGATCCGAGCTAATGATGGGGATGTACGGAAATACGTAGAGGACCACATTTCGGACATGGAGTTCCCGGTTGACACCGGCCTCAGCGAGACTATCAAGACTGTCATTGTAGAAGCAGTCGATGGCAGGTACGTGACTTCGAGGAACACAAAGGAAATCATTGACTGAAATGCGAGTAGGTTTCTACTAGCGCAGCTCTATCTTCAATCCCTTGCGGATACCATTAATCCAGCCCAAATGAAAAGGACATTAAACGAGTTTCGAGACCGCCACAAAAGAACAGGTGAGGAGGAGAAAGACGACATATTGTATAAGGCGTACAATGACGCCATGATTCGAATCAACAAGCAGGAGCCTTATTGCAAAAAGCTTGCAAAGAGGACTATATCATGGATCAGCTGCGCAAAGAGGCCactcaagaccaaggagcTCCAAGTTGCCCTTGCCGTGAACGCCGACGACACTCCGATTAACCAAGAAAACTACACGCCGATCGAGTTCATGGTCTATGTATGCGGTGGACTGGTGACGGTGGATGAAAAGAGCAACATAATCCGCCTAGTTCACCATACCACACAGGAGTACTTGGAGCAATATCTCGGCGATTGGGTTCCTGCTGCACAAGAGGACATTGCAACAACTTGCCTTAGATATCTTTCATCCGATGTCTTTGATGAGGATTTCTGCCCATCCGAAAGGTCACTGAGGTCTAAATTAGACCTAAATCCATTTTACGACTACGCAGCACGAAACTGGGGTCATCATGTTCGCGTAGCTCCAAAGGTGGACGACAGACAAGTCTTGAAATTTTTAAGAAATGAAGCCAAAGTGCGCGGTGCGCACCAGGCGATGTATCCTTCGGATTATTGGATATATGATGCCTATTCGGAAGAAAACCAAGACGATTCGAGAAAAGTGACGGGACTGCACCTAGCCGCTGATTTTGGGCTTGAAAAGATGACAAGGCTCCTGCTCGAAGAAAAACAAAACCCGCATCTTTGGGATATATTCGACATGTCTCCATTATGTTATGCCGTAAGGAGCGGGCATAAAGGAGTAGTTAGTCTCCTACTTGCCACAAAGGGTAGCTGCCCAAATCTCAACATTACAGACCAGCGAATGGTACTATCAGGGACTAGAGAGTCTGGGGAAAAGGAATCGGCCGAGACGCTTTTTGTCGTGTCCGCTCGTTACCCAGAGGTAAGGAATAGTTTCCTCCAACAAAACATACTGTCATTGGCTGCCGAATACGGACACAAGGAAGTGGTTGATGTCCTAATCAAGGCGGAAAACATCGATTTAAACTCCGAGTACTCCCCCAATCCGCTACTTTATGCGGCAGGAAAAGGGCACGTGGGAGTAGTTGAGCTCCTGCTTGATGCTGACATGAAGGGTATCGAGCCAGATAAGGCGGATCCTGTATCGGAAAGAAGACCATTGTCGTGTGCTGCGGAGCGGGGACACACCAAAGTTGTCGAGTTGCTACTCGCCACAGGAAAGCTAGACATCAACTCGGGGGATGGGTATACTAAAAGGTCACCACTCTCATGGGCAGCGGCAGACAGCTCGGCAAAGGACGTGTTGGAGTTGCTGCTAACACAGGACGGCATCAAGCCATATGCCACCGACCGTGAAGGCCGGACGCCGCTGTCGCACGCCGCGGAACGTGGAAACGTCTCAGCAGTGAGGGCACTGCTATCGAAGGGCAATTTTGACGGGATGGATGTCAATGGCCGGACGCCACTAACATACGCAGTGAAGAATGGCCAGTATACAATCGCAAAATTACTACTGGAAGAACCTAGTGTTAATCCAGATTCGAGAGATAAGGATGACCGGACACCGCTGTCGTACGCAGCCCAAGGGGGACAAGAACAAATAGTAAACATATTACTGGCAAAGGCTAACGTCGATCCAGAGAGCAGAGATAAGGATGGCCGGACGCCGTTGTCGCACGCAGCAAAATGGGGGCAcgaaaaaataataaacaTATTACTAGCAAAAGATGACGTTGATGCCGACTCGAGCGATTATTACGGCCAAACACCGCTGTCGCACGCGGTTGAAGCTGGACAAGACAAAGTAGTAGCCATGTTACTGGCAAGAAATGACGTTAGGCTAAATTCAGAACATGACAATGGCCAAACACCACTATCAATCGCGGCGAGATTTGGAAACGAAAGAATAGTAACGATGTTGCTGTCAAGAAGTGGCGTTGATCCGGACTCAAGAGATAGACATGGCTGGACGCCGCTATCGTACGCAGCACAACGTGGACGAGAAGAAATAGTAATCCAATTACTGGCAAACGATGGAGTTGACCCGAACTCAAGGGACGATACAGGTCGAACGCCACTGTCATGGGCGGCGGGAAATGGCATGGATGCCGTGGTTCAACTGCTCCTATCCACGAGCCGCGTCCACGCCGATATTCCAGATTCTGATGGTCGAACGCCGCTGTCTTGGGCAGCCGGGTCCGGTCACGCCCAGTCATTCAAGCTTTTACTCGCCAATAAATCTGTTGACGCTTGCTCTCTGGATATGAGTGGCCGTAGCGCTTTTTCGTGGGTTGCCAAAGGGCAATACAGGAACGTTACCAACACACGGCTGAGTGGGGAGTATGTTCGTGTGAATACCTTGACaaaacaaggcaaagaaaTAGCAGAAATACTACTCGCAACGCATGGCATCGAATCCAATCTTTGGGCCACGAGCAGCGAGATGCCATCTAACGACACTTGCCGCGCAGAAAATTGGCATGAGTTGGTGGTGAGGCTACTCCTCACCGAGGATGGCGCCTTCTGCAGCCAGGAAAGAGATCAGACGCAGCATGCTACCGTGGAACAGGATTGGCGCCGGACAATGACGGCACTCTATCTCGAGAGGGGTGCCATTGATCCCAACTTTTcagacgatgatggccgCACACTGTTGTGGTGGGCGGCGCAAGAAGGATTCCAGGACGTGGTACAGCTTTTGGTCGCCCAAGGCAATGTTGATGCACATGCCTCGGACTGGAGGGGGCGGACACCGCTACACCGTGCCTCGGAAAGGGGGCATGAGGGAGTTGTAAAACTGCTGCTTGCAAACGACAAGGTGGATGTGAATTCTTGGGACTCGGGTGGTCAAACACCGCTATCGCGTGCAGCTAAACACGGACATGTCACGGTGGTCAAACTACTTCTTGCTCAGAGAGGCCTAAAACCTGCCTGGATGCAAAATAGAGGCGAAGTTCCACTTGTTGTTGCAGCAGCCGAGGGACACGAGGGGAGTGTACGGCTTTTGCTTAACGAGAGTAGCGCACATCTCAATGTTATGAGCTTATACGGCGCCACTCTGTTATCCGAGGCAGCACGTAAAGGGCATCATGAGATTGTCAAGCTTCTCCTGGCAAAAAATGGGGTGGCAAGTGACTCGGAGGATTACTCGAAGCCGCTCATCGGTGCAGCAAGCAACGGACACGCACAAGTCGTCAGGCTTCTTCTGGACAAGGAGGCAGAGAGACCTGGCGATAAGCAGACCAACATGGCAGACTTACTATGGGAGTCGGCGAGTGGAGGACACACGGCCGTCGTGGAGCTTCTcctcgccaaagacggcgttGATCTCGACGCTCAGAACAGTCAAGGTGAAACTGCTTTACATGTCGCAGCGCTAAATGGGCACTCGGAAGTGGTAaagctcctcctcgccaGAGATGGGTTGAAAATTAAtctcaaggacgaggagggtCGGACGCCGCTGACATGCGCGATTGCTGAACGTTATGAAGAGGTTGTCGAGTTGCTGTGGACTGCCGAGTGCCAAACTGGAATCTACTCTGAAGAAAGTAGCACTTGAGGAAATGCGCGTGTTTAGGAGAAGAACGGCGTCAACAGGCGAACGAGTCCAGGGGCGAATCTAGCATTGCAGTGGACGCAGCTAGTTAACTTGGTTTAATGGATGCGGTGGTATGGGAATGTTGGCTTTATATGAATACTATGATAA is a genomic window containing:
- the Ankrd28_1 gene encoding Serine/threonine-protein phosphatase 6 regulatory ankyrin repeat subunit A, giving the protein MAPQLLQHNDYTVGWICGLWQEQTAAKAMLDCIHKDLPQPQSDKNTYTLGTIAKYNVVIACLPCGEATHDAAAAASSAWMVTTFPSIRFGLMVGMGVGIPPKVRLGDVVVSLPIDQFPGVVQWDMGTAQQDGFERTGSLNNPPTLLLRAISKLRRDHDLEGSRIPAFLEELKTKWPDMTKGYLKPYYNDADCNHFKYNDQNMEEEKSCSFCNLEESLSRERRDMRIHYGLIVSGNEIIEDALSRDKLNRSLGGNLLCVEMEAAGLMNNFPCLVIRGICDYADWPRNKVWQRHAATVAAAFAKELLGYVQPYEVDREPPVWEIVGQALETSRTTEDKVTNLDRQEHFQVLESITALSFGPQQNDNLQKRRAGTGKWLLDSDKFRRWINGSNQTLFCPGIPGAGKTTLSAMVIDHLEKSLQGDTTIGLAYIYFNFRSDYKAGDLVKNLLKQLSQPFSALPDAVKGLYKRHKDKVPGPDYPEILETLQSVATMYSKLFLVVDALDECPTSDCCRDTFISEILALQAATGANIFATSRHVPEITEKFMGALSLEIRANDGDVRKYVEDHISDMEFPVDTGLSETIKTVIVEAVDGRFLLAQLYLQSLADTINPAQMKRTLNEFRDRHKRTGEEEKDDILYKAYNDAMIRINKQEPYCKKLAKRTISWISCAKRPLKTKELQVALAVNADDTPINQENYTPIEFMVYVCGGLVTVDEKSNIIRLVHHTTQEYLEQYLGDWVPAAQEDIATTCLRYLSSDVFDEDFCPSERSLRSKLDLNPFYDYAARNWGHHVRVAPKVDDRQVLKFLRNEAKVRGAHQAMYPSDYWIYDAYSEENQDDSRKVTGLHLAADFGLEKMTRLLLEEKQNPHLWDIFDMSPLCYAVRSGHKGVVSLLLATKGSCPNLNITDQRMVLSGTRESGEKESAETLFVVSARYPEVRNSFLQQNILSLAAEYGHKEVVDVLIKAENIDLNSEYSPNPLLYAAGKGHVGVVELLLDADMKGIEPDKADPVSERRPLSCAAERGHTKVVELLLATGKLDINSGDGYTKRSPLSWAAADSSAKDVLELLLTQDGIKPYATDREGRTPLSHAAERGNVSAVRALLSKGNFDGMDVNGRTPLTYAVKNGQYTIAKLLLEEPSVNPDSRDKDDRTPLSYAAQGGQEQIVNILLAKANVDPESRDKDGRTPLSHAAKWGHEKIINILLAKDDVDADSSDYYGQTPLSHAVEAGQDKVVAMLLARNDVRLNSEHDNGQTPLSIAARFGNERIVTMLLSRSGVDPDSRDRHGWTPLSYAAQRGREEIVIQLLANDGVDPNSRDDTGRTPLSWAAGNGMDAVVQLLLSTSRVHADIPDSDGRTPLSWAAGSGHAQSFKLLLANKSVDACSLDMSGRSAFSWVAKGQYRNVTNTRLSGEYVRVNTLTKQGKEIAEILLATHGIESNLWATSSEMPSNDTCRAENWHELVVRLLLTEDGAFCSQERDQTQHATVEQDWRRTMTALYLERGAIDPNFSDDDGRTLLWWAAQEGFQDVVQLLVAQGNVDAHASDWRGRTPLHRASERGHEGVVKLLLANDKVDVNSWDSGGQTPLSRAAKHGHVTVVKLLLAQRGLKPAWMQNRGEVPLVVAAAEGHEGSVRLLLNESSAHLNVMSLYGATLLSEAARKGHHEIVKLLLAKNGVASDSEDYSKPLIGAASNGHAQVVRLLLDKEAERPGDKQTNMADLLWESASGGHTAVVELLLAKDGVDLDAQNSQGETALHVAALNGHSEVVKLLLARDGLKINLKDEEGRTPLTCAIAERYEEVVELLWTAECQTGIYSEESST